CCTTGCGGCGGATGACCGGGACGCGGCGCACGGACTCGGTGTAGGCGGCCGAGGAGAACAGGCCGAGGAAGCGGCGCTCACCGACGACGTTGCCGTCCGCGTCGAACTTCTTGACGCCGATGTAGTCCAGGTACGACGGCCGGTGCACGGTGGCCCGGCTGTTGGCCTTGGTCAGCACGAGCAGCTTGTGCTCGCGGGCCTTGGCGCGGGCGTCGGCGGGCAGCCGCTCGAAGGACGGGCTGACCGGGTGCTGGTCGTCCTCTGCGTGCTGCGGGTCCGAGCGCAGTATGCCCAGACCGGTGCCGGGGACGGCGGCGAGCGTGTCGTCGTCGCGCAGCTGGTACTCGCGGTAGCCGAGGAAGGTGAAGTGGTCGGTGGCCAGCCAGCGCAGCAGCTCGCGGGCCTCCTCGACCTCGGGGGCGGGCAGGTCGCCCGGCACCGGCTCGTCGCCGAGGCCGTCGGCGATCCGGGCCGCCGCGTCCCGCATCTTCTCCCAGTCCTCGACGGCCTCGCGGACGTCGGACAGGACGCGCAGCAGGTCGGCGGTGATCTGCTTCAGGTCGGCGCGGTCGGTCTCACGGTCGATCTCGACGTGGATCCAGGACTCGGTGTGCGCGTCGTGCGGCAGGTCGCCGGTGGGCGGGGTCGCCAGCACCTCGACGAGCTTGCCGGTGACGTCGCGCCGGACCACGAACTGGGGGTGGATCACGACGTGGATGCCGCGTCCCTGCCGGGTCAGCTCGTTGGTGACCGAGTCGACGAGGAAGGGCATGTCGTCGGTGACGACCTCCACCACGGTGTGGCTGCAGGTCCACCCGTTCTCTTCCACGCTCGGGGTGTGCACCCGCACGTTCGCGGTGCCCTGCGGTCGCATCTCGGCCAGCCGGTGGTGCGAGACCGCGGCGCTGAAGACGTCGACCGGGTCGCGGTCGGCCAGGTCCTCGGGTGCGGTGTGCAGGTAGTAGCGCTGGAGGAACGCGAGCACGGATTCGCTGTCGGGAGTGCCGGCCGTACCCTCGCCCGTCGTCCCGGTCGGTAGGTGCCCCCCGACCGGGCTGTTCTCAGCTACCCGGGCGGCCCGTTCGAGCAGCTCGGCCTTGGCTTCGTCCAGCTTGGTCTGCATTGTCCTCTGGCTCCTGTCGCGCGCCGTTGCGTGACGTAGAAGGAAAAACGGTCTCTTCCCCTCCGGCTCGACGCCACGGCCCGGGGTGTCCGGTCCGATCCGACGCTATGCCGCGAGGTGAGACGAGCGGGGTGTATTCGGCCATTCTCGGCCCGTCCGTCGGATGTGACGCTGCTCTCGGCACCGTCGTGTCCAGGGCCGGTATCGGCGTCCTGGGGGCTTCCGCGCCCCCGTCCCGCCCGCGAAGACCAGCGACCGCCGCCCGGTCACGGAGGTGTTCCGTGCAACCCGGGCGCGGGGCAGGGGCAGCATCGCCCCCGCGAGCTATCGCGCTGATCACGCCACAAGGCTATCGCTCCTCACCCCGGACCCGTCATGAGCCGTATGTGTACAAAAGAGGGGGCCGAAGTTTGACGTTCTGCACAGGGGCGGAGCGCGGACGGGTGACGTAACCGGTCGGACGCCCCGTGCCGGCCCGGTGCCGTGCGCCCGTGCCGTGCGCCCCTCCGGTGCCCGCATCCGGTCGCGCGGGGGCGCCCGGGGACGCACCCTGAAAGCGACGGGCCCTCTTGGCAAGCGCGCCCCGCCGAGGCACGTTGCCCTGAGAACAGTGCCCGTCCCCCGCGGAGGGGACAGTGCCGCCCCGGAGGAGCCGACATGCCCGCGAAGATCCTCATCGTCACCGGCGACGCAGCGGAGTCCCTGGAAGTCCTCTACCCCTACCAGCGGCTGCGCGAGGAAGGCTACGACGTCGACATCGCGGCCCCCACCCGCAAGACGCTCCGCTTCGTCGTCCACGACTTCGAGCCCGGCTACGACACCTACACCGAGAAGCCCGGCTACACCTGGCCCGCCGACCTCTCCTTCGCCGAGGTCGACCCCGGTCAGTACGCGGCCCTCGTCGTCCCCGGCGGACGGGCCCCCGAGTACCTGCGCAACGACGCCGAACTGCGCAAGATCACCAAGGCGTTCTTCGACGCGGACAAGCCGGTCGCCCAGATCTGCCACGGCCCGCTGCTCACCGCGGCGGTGGACAGCCTGCGCGGCCGCCGCGTCACCGCCTACCCGGCGCTGGAACTGGACATGCAGTCCGCCGGAGCGCACTTCGAGGACAGCGAGGCGGTGGTCGACGGCACCCTCGTCTCGGCCCGCGCCTGGCCGGACCACCCGGCCTGGATGCGCGAGTTCCTCACCGTGCTGCGGGCGAAGGCCCCGGCGACCTGAGCGGTACCGCTGCGCGGGCGGGTCCTGGACGGGCGGGCTCCTGATGAGCGGGCGGGCGGGCCGGGCCCGGGGCTACGCCGCCAGGCGGCGGGCCTCGGCCACCGCCTCCGCCAGCGTGTCCACCACCGGCACGCCGATCGACTCCAGGCTGGCCCGGCTGTGCGAACCGCCGGTGTAGAGCACGGCGCGCGCTCCCACGTGCCGGGCGGCGACCGCGTCGTCCGCCGCGTCCCCGATCACCACCGTGCGCGCGGGCTCCACGACTCCCGTGAGCGCCTCCAGGTGGCGCACCATGTGCTCGGCCTTGCTGCCCCCGGACGGGCCCGTACGCCCGTCGACGCGGATGAAGTGCGCCTCGATCCCGAAACCGCGCACCAGCGGCACCAGGTCCTCGTGCCCGTACATGCTCAGCAGCGACTGGCTGTGCCCCGCCGAGCGCCACCCGGCGAGCAGCTCGGCGGCCCCGTCGGTCAGCCCGCAGCGCACCCGGTGCTCCGTGTAGTACCGGTGGAAGACGCCGTCCATCAGCTCCCACTCGGTGTCCGTGGGGAGCCGGCCCAGCAGGCGCTCGTAGAACTTCGGCACCGGCACGCAGTACAGCGTCCGGTACTGCTCCAGCGTGATCGGCTCCAGGCCGAGTTCGGCGAAGGCCGCGTTCGTCGCCCCGATGATCGCGTCATTGTCGTGGAAAAGGGTGCCGTTCCAGTCCCAGACGATGTGCGCGCTTGCGTGCATCCCCATGCCGAAGACCGTACCCGCCCGCACTGACAGTCACCGCCGTGCGGGCCGGGGGCCCGGGCTGGGCTCGCTAGACGCCGTCCACCAGGTTGGGGATCTCCTGGGTGGCGAACCACAGCAGCTCGTGGTCGTCGGCCTCGTCGACGAGGAACTGCGCGTCGTCGTCACCGCCGTCGGCGGCCTCCAGGGCCCCCGCAGCGGCGGCCACGTCCCGCTCCGCGTCGTCGGCGTCGACGTGCACCGCCGCCGCCTTGGCCAGCCGCACCGCGCCGGTCACCGTCACCTCGCCGAGCGCGGACGGGTCCGCCCCGCGGTCCGGACCGGCCCCGGCGACACCGTCGGGCACGTCGACGGCGACCACGACCCGGCGCCGTACCGCGTCCGGGTCGGCCGCCAGCAGCCGCAGCGAGGCCAGCGCGGCCCGGCTGAGCGCCGCGTACTCCAGTTCCTCGAGGTCGTCGGAGAGGTACCACTCGCGCAGCGCGGGGGTGACGGCGTACGCCACGAGGGGCCCCGTCCCCAGCTCACCCGTCTTGTACGCCTCGGCGAGACCGGGGAGGGTCAGGGGGACGTAGACGCGCATGGCTGCCGCTCTTTCCTGGTCGCCGACGGGCCTTCAGGATACGTGCGGCCGTCCCCTTTCGGGTTCCCGCCCACCCCCTCCGCGGCGTCCACCCGCCGGCGCTCGCCTCACCCGGTCCCACCGCGCCCCCACGGGCTTTACGGGCACCACGATCACTCGGATAAGTGAACTCCTGCGGGCCCTCGCCACTCGCTCCGGCTTCCTTGCGGGGCCCGCACCGGCCCCCGTACAAGATCCCCACCAGCGCGTTACCGCCCGGTACGACCCGGGCCCGCCGAACGGGGACCCCCATGAACAAGGTCATGAGCCGCGCCGCGCAGTCCCGTCCGCGGCACCGGCCGCCGACCCGCCAGGACTCCCGCCGCCCGGGCGGCGCGCCGCCCCGCAACCCGGTCCGTGGCGGCGCCCGTACGGCGCCGGGGACGGTCCTGGCGCGGCCGCGCCCCACCGACCTCTTCGCCGACCGTCTGCTGGCCGTCCTCAGCGGTCAGCGCCCCGTCCACTGGATGCTCCGGCACACCGCCGGCCGCGCCTACGACGACCTCGCGCGGCTCGCCGAGCGCGGCCCCCTGCGTACCCGCGGCACCCGCCCGGTCGTCCACGACCTCGGCTGGTTCGTGCCCCGGGCCGGCGCCCTGGAGGTATTCGCCCGTATCGCCGCCGGCAGCCGGCTCCGCGCCATGGCCTTCCGGCTGGAGCAGGGCCCGGACCACCGCTGGCGCTGCACGGCGATCGAACTGGGCCCGAGGCCGCCCCACGCCCCCGAGGACTGACCCGCCTGCCCCGCACGGCCCTTCCGCCGCCCACGGAGCCGCCCCCCGGGCCCGCGCGGAAGCCGCGCGCAGGGCCAGGAGGCCCGCGGCCACGACGAGGGGGCCGCAGGCACGGCGAAGGACCCGCAGGCACGGCGCAGGAGCCGCAGCCAGGGCGGTGAGGCCACGGCCATGAGGAAGGAGCCGCAGGCACGGCGGAGAGGCCCGCAGGCACGGCCCAGGAGCCGCAGGCACGAGGAGATGCCCGCAGGCACGGGGAAGGGCCGCAGGCACCAGGAGAGGCCCGCGGGCACGGCGAAGGGCCGGGCCCCCGTGAAAGAGGGGCCCGGCCCTTCGGCTCCTGGCTCGGTGACCGCGGGTCAGTGGCCGCAGGTCACTTCTTGCGGCGCCGGCCGCCCTTGGCCTGCTTGCGACGCTCGGCCCGCGTCAGCCCGTCCGACTCGGAGCGCACCGGCTCGTCGTCCTCCAGGTCGCGCTCCACGATGCCGCCCTCGCCGTCGACGGTCGGCGCGGAGAAGTGCAGGTCCCGGCGCTGCGGAACGTCGAGGCCCTTGGCCCGGATCTCCGGACGCGCGCCCGCCTGGGCCGGCACGGTGTCCTGGACGCCCTCGGGGAGCGCGAGGTCCTCGACCGGGACCTCCTCGACCTGCTGCTCGACCTGGACCTCCAGGTTGAACAGGTAGCCGACGGACTCCTCCTTGATGCCCTCCATCATGGCGGTGAACATGTCGAAGCCCTCGCGCTGGTACTCGACCAGCGGGTCCTTCTGGGCCATCGCGCGCAGGCCGATGCCCTCCTGGAGGTAGTCCATCTCGTAGAGGTGCTCACGCCACTTGCGGTCGAGGACCGACAGCACGACCCGGCGCTCCAGCTCACGCATGATCTCGGAGCCGAGCTGGGCCTCGCGCGCCTGGTACTGCTCGCGGATGTCGTCCTTGATGGACTCGGAGATGAACTCGGCGGTCAGACCGGCCCGGTCACCGGCCGCCTCCTCCAGCTCCTCGATGGTGACCTTCACCGGGTAGAGCTGCCGGAAGGCACCCCACAGCCGGTCCAGGTCCCAGTCCTCGGGGAAGCCCTCGGCGGTCTCCGCGCCGACGTAGGCGTCGATGGTGTCGTCCGTGAAGTGCTGGATCTGCTCCTGCAGGTCCTCGCCCTCCAGGACGCGCCGGCGTTCGCCGTAGATGACCTCGCGCTGCCGGTTGAGCACCTCGTCGTACTTCAGGACGTTCTTGCGCGTCTCGAAGTTCTGCTGCTCGACCTGCGACTGCGCGGACGCGATCGCGCGCGTGACCATCTTGTTCTCGATCGGCACGTCGTCCGGCACGTTCGCCATCGACATCACGCGCTCGACCATCTGGGCCTTGAACAGGCGCATCAGGTCGTCACCGAGGGAGAGGTAGAAGCGGGACTCGCCCGGGTCGCCCTGACGGCCGGAACGACCGCGCAACTGGTTGTCGATACGGCGCGACTCGTGCCGCTCGGTGCCCAGCACGTACAGACCGCCGAGGCTCTCGACCTCCTCCTTCTCGGCCTTGACCGCCTGCTCGGCCTTGGCCAGGGCGGCGGGCAGGGCGTGCGCCCACTCCTCGATGTGCTCCTCGGGGTCGAGGCCGCGCTGGCGCAGCTCCGCCTCGGCGAGGTCCTCGGGGTTGCCGCCGAGCTTGATGTCGGTACCACGGCCGGCCATGTTGGTGGCCACCGTCACGGCGCCCTTGCGGCCGGCCTGGGCGACGATCGACGCCTCACGCTCGTGGTGCTTGGCGTTCAGCACCTCGTGCTGGATGCCGCGCTTGCTGAGCTGCTGCGAGAGGTACTCCGACTTCTCGACGGAGGTCGTGCCGACGAGGATCGGCTGGCCCTTCTCGTGCTTCTCGGCGATGTCGTCGACGACGGCCTCGAACTTGGCCACCTCGGTGCGGTAGATCAGGTCGGACTGGTCCATGCGGACCATCGGCTTGTTGGTCGGGATCGGGACCACGCCGAGCTTGTAGATCTGGTGGAACTCGGCGGCCTCGGTCATGGCCGTACCGGTCATGCCGGAGAGCTTCTTGTAGAGGCGGAAGAAGTTCTGCAGGGTGATCGTGGCGAGCGTCTGGTTCTCGTCCTTGATGTCCACCCCTTCCTTCGCCTCGATCGCCTGGTGCATGCCCTCGTTGTAGCGGCGGCCGGCGAGGATACGGCCGGTGTGCTCGTCGACGATCATGACTTCGCCGTCGATGACGACGTAGTCCTTGTCCTTCTTGAAGAGCTCCTTGGCCTTGATGGCGTTGTTCAGGTAGCCCACGAGCGGGGTGTTCACCGACTCGTAGAGGTTGTCGATGCCCAGCCAGTCCTCGACCTTGCTGACGCCGGACTCGTGGATGGCGACGGTGCGCTTCTTCTCGTCGACGTCGTAGTCGCCGGTCTCCTCCATGCCCTTGAGCGGGTTGCCGGCCTCGCCCCTCTTCAGGCGGATGACCAGCTTGGCGAAGTCGCCGTACCACTTGGTGGCCTGGTCGGCCGGGCCGGAGATGATCAGCGGCGTACGGGCCTCGTCGACGAGGATGGAGTCGACCTCGTCGACGATGGCGAAGTTGTGGCCGCGCTGCACCAACTCGTCCTGCGACCACGCCATGTTGTCGCGCAGGTAGTCGAAGCCGAACTCGTTGTTCGTGCCGTAGGTGATGTCGCACGCGTACTGCTCGCGGCGCTGGGCCGGCGTCATGTTGGCCAGGATGCAGCCGACCTCGAGGCCCAGGAACTTGTGGACGCGGCCCATCATCTCGGAGTCGCGCTCGGCCAGGTAGTCGTTGACCGTGATGAGGTGGACGCCGTCTCCGGAGAGGGCGTTCAGGTACGCCGGCAGCGTACCGACGAGGGTCTTGCCCTCACCGGTCTTCATCTCGGCCACGTAGCCGAGGTGGAGGGCGGCGCCACCCATGAGCTGCACGTCGTAGTGCCGCTGGCCGAGGACGCGCTTGGCGGCCTCGCGGACGGTGGCGAACGCCTCGGGGAGCAGATCGTCCAGGCTCTCACCGTCGGCGTAGCGCTGCTTGTACTCCTCGGTGAGGGCACGCAGCTCGGCGTCGGAGAGGTCGACGAAGTCCTCTTCGATGGAGTTGACCTGGTCCGCGATGCGGTGCAGCTTGCGCAGGATCTTGCCTTCGCCTGCACGCATGATCTTCGAGAGGACGGACACGGGGGCTGGTCTCCTTGCCGGTCGGGCCTGGGACGGTCGGTTTTCCTTGACGTACTGAGCAACGGCCATCGTATGCGAGGACCCGGCCGCGCCGGGAGGCCTGGCGGTCCGACGGCTGCTTCACACGTTCCAACGGCCGGGAGCGGCGGATAGTGCCGCCCCGTGCGAGGAAATGCGCGAATTGTGACCGCCCGCTCACACACCGCGAAAACACTGGCGTGGCGGGGGTCCCCCGAACAGAATCGGCCGATGGAACCCGTGACGCTGACCACCGACCGTCTCGTCCTGCGCACCGTCGGCCCGGACGACACCGCCGCAGTGTACGAGGCCGTCCAGGACCCGGACATCCAGCGCTGGACGACCATCCCCTCCCCCTATCTGCCCGAGCACGCCCGGGGCTTCACGGAGGAGATGGTCCCCGACGGCTGGTCCGACGGCTCCATGTTCACCTTCGGCGTGTTCACGGCGGACGGAACGCTGGCCGGGATGCTCGGCCTGACGATGCGCGCGCTCGGCGTGGCCGAGGTCGGCTTCTGGTCGGCCAAGGAGCACCGCGGCCGCGGCTACGTCACCGAGGCCGTGCTCGCCTCGTGCCGGTGGATCTTCACCGAGGTGGGCGTGGACCGCGTCGAATGGCGCGCCGAGGTCGGCAACCACGCCTCCCGCGCGGTGGCGGAGCGCGCCGGTTTCACCGTCGAGGGCACCCTGCGCTCGGCGGTCAACAACAAGGGCGTCCGCCGGGACTGCTGGGTGGGCTCCCTCCTGCCGTCGGACCTGGGCCTCGCGTCGACGGCACCGTACCTGCCCGCCCGGACCTGACCGCCCGGCCGCCGGGACGGAACCGCAGGCCGCTCGGGGTCTGTCAGTGGCACCCTCTATCGTCCGACGCATGACGACCCTTCCGCGTCCCACCACCACGCTCACCGCGGACGACGCCCGGCGTGTCGCCCTACGGGCCCAGGGCTTCCTCGGTGCGCCCGACCGGCGTGCCGGTGTCCGCGGCGTGCTCCGCCACCTCGGCGCGGTCCAGCTGGACACCATCTCGGTCCTGGCCCGCTCCCACGAGCTGGTCGCCTACGCCCGCCTCGGCGCGGTCGGCCGCAAGACGGTCGAGGCGGCGTACTGGGGTGCCGGTGCCGCCGGCGACGCCCCGGCGCGGCCCCACGCGTTCGAGTACTGGTCGCACGCGGCGTGCATCCTGCCGGTCGAGGAGTGGCCCCACTTCGCCTTCCGCCGCCGCGCCTACCGAGGCCGCCCGCACTGGAACCACCAGCTCCCCGACGGTGTGTACGACCAGGTCGTCAAGCAGCTGCGCGCCGAGGGCCCGCTGACGGCCACGGAGCTGGGCGGCGCGAAGAAGACCAGCGACTGGTGGGACTGGTCGGGCACCAAGGTCGCCGTGGAGCGCGCGCTGATGTACGGCGAGGTGGTGTGCGTGGAACGCCGCGGCTGGAAGCGGGTGTACGACCTCGCCGAGCGCGCCGTCCCGGACGCGCTGCTGCACGACGACCTGGACGACGCCGAGTGCGTGCGCCGTCTGGTCCGGCTGGCCGGTGAGGCCCTCGGCGTCGGCACGCGCGCGGACATCGCCGACTACCACCGGCTCAAGGCCGAGCAGGTCGACGCGGTGATCGCCGACTCGGGTCTGGTCCCGGTCGAGGTGGAGGGCTGGGGCAAGCCGGCCTGGGCGGACCCGGCGGCCCTCGCCGCGCCGCCGCGCGGCCGCCACCGCACGACCCTGCTGTCCCCGTTCGACTCGCTGATCTGGGAGCGGGCGCGCACGGAGCGCGTCTTCGGCTTCACCCACCGCCTGGAGGCGTACGTCCCCAAGCCCAAGCGGATCCACGGCTACTTCGCGATGCCGGTCCTGGCCGGCGGCCGGCTGGTCGGCCGGGTCGACCCGGCCCGCGAGGGCCGGACGCTGGTGGCGCGGCAGGTCGGCCTGGACGGCCCGACGGCGGTCCCGGCCGTGGCGCAGGCCCTGGCCGAGGCGGCGACCTGGGTGAACTGCGTGGACGTCCGCGTGGAGCGGGTGGACGCGCCCGAACTGCGCGAACCCCTCGTGCGGGAACTGGCCGCCCTCGTCGGTTAGCGGATCTCGAGGATCTTCTCCCGCATCGCGTAGACCACGGCTTCCATCCTGGAGTGCAGCTGGAGCTTCTCCAGGATGTTGCGGACGTGGTTCTTCACGGTGTTCTCGGAGATGAACAGCTCCTTGGCGATGTCCCGGTTGTTCATCCCGGTCGCGACGAGCTTGAGCACCTCCAGCTCGCGGTCGGTCAGCCGGGGCGCGGGCACCAGCCGGCGCTCGTCGGTGCGCTGGATCATCGACTTGAACTCGGTGAGGAGTTTCGACGCCATGGACGGACTGATCTGCGACTGCCCGTCGGCGACCGCGCGGATGGCGGTGGCCACCTCGTCGGTGGAGATCTCCTTGAGGAGGTATCCGGTCGCGCCCGCCTTGATCGCGTCGTAGAGGTCCGCCTCCTCGTCGCTGATCGTCAGCATGATGATCTTCGCGCTGGGGGCGACCTCCTTGATGGAGGTGCATGCCTCGATCCCGCCGCGCTTGGGCATCCGCACGTCCATCAGCACGATGTCGGGCAGCAGGTCCGCGGCCTTGTCCACCGCCTCGGCGCCGTCACCGGCCTCTCCGACGACCTGGATGTCCTCCTCGGCCGCGAGCACGATCTCCAGACCACGGCGGAAGAGGGCGTGGTCGTCCACGACCAGGACTCTGATCGGCTCCGCGCGCGAAGGACCCGTGTCCGGGTCCGCGCCGACGGCGGCGTGGCCGTCGCCGGCGTGCCGCATCGGTCCGAAGGTGTCCGCCATCGTTCCTCCCCCTGTGGCTTCGGCCCGTGACCGGTGCCGTCGCCAACCCAAGGCATCGGCCCACCGGTTGGGCCGGTGCGGCCATGATTCCATGCCCGGACGACACGGAGGTGACGTGTGGGGCGCGAAGTGGTCGCACGCCGGTGCCCCTGGGGGCGCACAGGCGCTTCCAGGGGCACCGGCTGAGCTCCGGCCGGGCGGTCAGCCGCCCAGCGTGCCCCCTGCCGCCGGGGGCTGCACCTCGGCGACCATCGGGTCGGTGCTGAGGTGGATGACGCCGTAGTCGTAAGCGTGTCGCCGGTAGACGACGCTCGGCTCCTTGGTCTCGGAGTCGACGAACAAGTAGAAGTCGTGGCCGACCAGTTCCATCTCGTAGAGGGCCTGGTCGAGGCTCATCGGGGAGGCGACGTGTGTCTTCTCGCGGACGATCAGCGGGCCTTCGCCCTTGACCTCGAGCGAGCCGATCCTCTTGGTGGGTACGCCGTCCGTCTCCTCGTCGTGGACGGGCTGGCCGTTGCCGTTGAGCGTCGCCGCGCCCGGGACGTGGTCGGGAACCTCGGCCGCCGAGATCCGCCGCGCGCCGCGTCGCGAGAAACGCTTGTCGTGCTGCTTGCGCAGCCGGGCGTCCAGCTTCTCCGCGGCCAGGTCGAGAGCCGCGTACGGGTCGCTGGCCGCCGCCTCCGCACGGATCACCGGACCACGGGAGCGGAGGGTGATCTCCACCCGGTCGCAGCGGTCTGCCTGTCGCGGGTTGGGCTCCTTGGACACCTCGACGTCGAGGCTGATCACCTTGGCATCGAGCCTCTGGATCTTCTCCAGCTTCAGCTTCTCGGCCACGTGCTTGCGGAACCGCTCGGGCACCTCGGTCTTGCGGCCTTTGACGACGATGTCCACGCAGAACTCCGTTCCCGGATCACTCCGCCGCACCGGCGGAGCATCTCCCTTTTGCACCAAGTCCCGGTGAGCCCGGGACCTCGGACTCGGTGACTTCCACCTCCTCCTCCCCCATGGGCAAGATCTCCACCCCGCCGGCTCGGGTGATAGAGGAAAACCCGCAGCACGGCATTCGGATAAGCGAGGTGTGGCCTGCGCCTTTCCTCACAACCGAACATATCTCGCCCGGACGGATGTCGTCACCCTCTACTGCCGCGTACCTCCGTTCAAGTGAATTGACCCTCTCACTACCTGCAACGATGCGAGTCAGCGCTCAGTTCCTGCTTATTACGAAGGAATCCCGGGGAGCGGCTACGACGGCCGCTAGGAGCGTGTCTCCTTTGCCGTTCGGTACCGCCTTTTCAGGTGCACCATGCACCCACTGTCCTCTCTCCTGCCGGGCCTCGATCCGTCGTTCTCCCCTACCTTCCCGAGTTGCGGCCTCGTACACAGGCGTTCTGTCATGAAGGCGGGATACCGTCGCCTCGCGCACGGCCCGCGCGGCCTCGGCGAGGCTCGCCCCGGTGGTGACCAGATCGTCGACGACCACGACGCGACCGCCCGCCAGCAGCCGCGCCCCGCCGGCCGTCACCTCCAGCGCGCCGGCGAGGTTGGCCAGGCGCTGCCGGGCGTCCAGCGCCGCCTGGTCCGCCACGGCCCGCCGCTGGCGCAGCACGGCCGCCACCCGGGCCGGCGTCCCCGAGCGCCGCAGCTCCGCGGCCGCCGCGAGGGCCATCCGCCGCACCGGATCGTGCCCACGCGCCCGCACCGCCCAGCGGGCGGACGGCACGGGCACGAGCAGCACCGTCCCCGGGGCCCGGCCGGCCGGGGGAGGACCGCCGCGCCCGTCGGGTACGAGACCCGCGCGCACGGCCCCCGCCAGGGCCGCGCCGAGCGTCGCCGCGAGCGCCAGCGCACCGCGCTCCTTGTGGGCCAGGAGGAGGGTCCGCACCTCTCCCCCGTAGGGAGCCGCCGCGTGCACCACCGGGAGCCCGGGCGGCTCGGGCTCCGGCCGCACCCGGCGTGGTGCGGTGCCGCACAGGGCGGTGCGGCACCGCGGGCACAGATCCGTGCGAGGTGCCCCGCAGCCCGCGCACTCGGCCGGCAGCACCAGGTCGGTGAGGTCCCGCCACCAGCCCCGCATGCGCTCCACTGTGCCAAGGGCCGGACCGGCCGGCCACCCCTGTGGAAAACGCCCTGTGGACGGGCCGGACGAGCCGGAGCGGCGCCCGGCACTCATCACTCGCACGAGTGAGGCCGTTGGGCCGACCGGCCCGACGGACCGTGGCTCGTCGGTTCACCCGGACCGTGGCTCCTCGGTCCGGGGAGAACCCTGGCTCCTCAGCCCGGATAGATCGGCGCGGTCCCGTCCTTGTCGACCTTCTGCCACTGCGCCCCGGACGGCAGCCGTACGATCCCGTCCTCCGAATAGGCGACCAGCGGCACCCGGTCGTCCTCGGACGCGGCGATCGCCCTCACGCCCGACAGGGCCGCGGGCGCCGGACCGTCCAGCGTGGAGCCGTCGACCTGCACGTACCGCATCTGGTGCACGCCGCCCTGCTCCAGGCCGACCACGACCAGCCGGCTGTCCCCGGCCCAGGACATGGCGGTGATCTGCTCCAGGTCCGGGGCGGCCGAGCGCAGCTCGACGACCTCGGGGCTGTCGCCCGACTTGTCTCCGGGCTCGATCCGCCCGACGAGCAGGGACTGCTTGCCGTCCTTCTCCACCACCAGCGCGACCCGCACCCCGTCGGCGGCCACCCGCACGTCCCGGATCTGCCCCGGCGGGTTGGGAACGCCGACCTGGACCGGCTTGCCGCCGCCCTGTTCCAGCATGTAGAGCTTCGTGTGGGCCGGGTCCTTGTCGGCCACCCACAGGTCGCCGTGCGCGTCCCAGCTCGGGGTGGTCAGCCGGTCGTCCTTGGTCGCCCCCTGGCTGGTGACGACCGCCTCGCCGAGGGAGGCGTCCGAGGACAGCGAGGTGACGTACAGCGACTTGCCGTCCGCGCCGATCCCGGCCACGTCGTGCTCGTCGCGCGAGACGGCCACCGACCGCAGCACCCTGCCGCCCGGTTCCCCCAACGGCCCGGGCACCGGGGTGGCGCCGGTTCCGGTGGCCTCGCTCGGCAGCCGCACCAG
Above is a genomic segment from Streptomyces collinus Tu 365 containing:
- a CDS encoding ComF family protein; the encoded protein is MRGWWRDLTDLVLPAECAGCGAPRTDLCPRCRTALCGTAPRRVRPEPEPPGLPVVHAAAPYGGEVRTLLLAHKERGALALAATLGAALAGAVRAGLVPDGRGGPPPAGRAPGTVLLVPVPSARWAVRARGHDPVRRMALAAAAELRRSGTPARVAAVLRQRRAVADQAALDARQRLANLAGALEVTAGGARLLAGGRVVVVDDLVTTGASLAEAARAVREATVSRLHDRTPVYEAATREGRGERRIEARQERGQWVHGAPEKAVPNGKGDTLLAAVVAAPRDSFVISRN
- a CDS encoding winged helix-turn-helix domain-containing protein, which gives rise to MTTLPRPTTTLTADDARRVALRAQGFLGAPDRRAGVRGVLRHLGAVQLDTISVLARSHELVAYARLGAVGRKTVEAAYWGAGAAGDAPARPHAFEYWSHAACILPVEEWPHFAFRRRAYRGRPHWNHQLPDGVYDQVVKQLRAEGPLTATELGGAKKTSDWWDWSGTKVAVERALMYGEVVCVERRGWKRVYDLAERAVPDALLHDDLDDAECVRRLVRLAGEALGVGTRADIADYHRLKAEQVDAVIADSGLVPVEVEGWGKPAWADPAALAAPPRGRHRTTLLSPFDSLIWERARTERVFGFTHRLEAYVPKPKRIHGYFAMPVLAGGRLVGRVDPAREGRTLVARQVGLDGPTAVPAVAQALAEAATWVNCVDVRVERVDAPELREPLVRELAALVG
- the hpf gene encoding ribosome hibernation-promoting factor, HPF/YfiA family, with protein sequence MDIVVKGRKTEVPERFRKHVAEKLKLEKIQRLDAKVISLDVEVSKEPNPRQADRCDRVEITLRSRGPVIRAEAAASDPYAALDLAAEKLDARLRKQHDKRFSRRGARRISAAEVPDHVPGAATLNGNGQPVHDEETDGVPTKRIGSLEVKGEGPLIVREKTHVASPMSLDQALYEMELVGHDFYLFVDSETKEPSVVYRRHAYDYGVIHLSTDPMVAEVQPPAAGGTLGG
- a CDS encoding response regulator, with protein sequence MADTFGPMRHAGDGHAAVGADPDTGPSRAEPIRVLVVDDHALFRRGLEIVLAAEEDIQVVGEAGDGAEAVDKAADLLPDIVLMDVRMPKRGGIEACTSIKEVAPSAKIIMLTISDEEADLYDAIKAGATGYLLKEISTDEVATAIRAVADGQSQISPSMASKLLTEFKSMIQRTDERRLVPAPRLTDRELEVLKLVATGMNNRDIAKELFISENTVKNHVRNILEKLQLHSRMEAVVYAMREKILEIR